The Pontibacillus halophilus JSM 076056 = DSM 19796 genome has a segment encoding these proteins:
- a CDS encoding CCA tRNA nucleotidyltransferase: MKDKFEEAKPILTTLMAAGHQAFFVGGAVRDYLLGRESGDVDIATSARPEQVQALFQKVIPVGIEHGTVMVRHCGESYEVTTFRVEGEYSDFRHPDHVSFTSSIEEDLSRRDFTINAIAMDVEGGIVDPYHGQQDLRQQVLNTVRDASQRFLEDPLRMMRAARFVSQLGFRLSPNTKEALTTSRELLKEIAVERIAVEMEKLIAGRYVQEGVELLVESGLVHELPIFRNRNNLVPVLESVTSRPLQDMASFLSLLVHYSTIDVKTFMTEWKLSKATKNKAHTLLDGLERLSCDPLPYVLYRVGEELLDSFRELMDSVGYDQLHPKTSVGKLFKELPIKSRADLAVDGKDIKELFPDEKPGPWIQNLLNDIEYHVLLGQLQNDRNTIREWVIEWNPHDPS, translated from the coding sequence ATGAAGGATAAATTTGAAGAGGCAAAACCGATATTAACAACGCTGATGGCCGCTGGCCATCAGGCGTTTTTTGTCGGGGGTGCGGTACGGGATTATTTACTTGGACGTGAAAGTGGAGATGTGGATATTGCAACATCTGCACGACCAGAACAAGTCCAAGCGCTCTTCCAGAAGGTGATTCCTGTTGGGATTGAACATGGTACAGTCATGGTGAGACACTGCGGAGAATCTTACGAAGTTACGACGTTTCGAGTTGAAGGGGAGTATTCGGATTTCCGCCATCCAGACCACGTATCCTTTACTTCTTCTATCGAAGAAGACCTATCAAGACGAGACTTCACCATCAATGCAATTGCAATGGATGTAGAGGGTGGAATCGTCGACCCTTACCATGGGCAACAAGACTTGAGGCAACAGGTGCTAAATACAGTACGCGATGCATCACAGCGATTTCTTGAAGACCCGCTTCGAATGATGAGGGCAGCACGCTTTGTCAGTCAATTAGGCTTTCGATTATCCCCGAATACTAAAGAAGCTCTAACAACTTCTCGAGAGCTGTTGAAGGAGATAGCGGTTGAACGCATTGCGGTAGAAATGGAGAAATTAATAGCAGGTCGTTACGTACAAGAAGGAGTGGAGCTTCTTGTTGAAAGCGGCTTGGTCCACGAACTACCAATCTTTCGTAATCGTAACAATCTAGTGCCGGTCTTAGAGTCAGTTACGAGCCGTCCATTACAAGATATGGCATCTTTCCTTTCGTTGCTTGTTCATTATTCAACCATTGATGTGAAGACGTTCATGACAGAATGGAAGCTATCAAAGGCGACAAAGAATAAAGCGCATACATTGCTTGATGGTCTTGAGCGTTTGTCTTGTGATCCACTTCCTTACGTTTTATATCGAGTGGGTGAAGAACTTCTGGATTCCTTCCGTGAATTGATGGATTCGGTAGGATATGACCAATTACACCCTAAAACATCAGTAGGGAAACTCTTTAAAGAGCTTCCGATAAAGAGTCGAGCAGACTTGGCAGTAGACGGGAAGGACATAAAAGAACTGTTCCCAGATGAAAAGCCAGGTCCATGGATTCAAAACTTATTAAATGATATTGAATATCATGTCCTCCTAGGACAACTGCAAAATGACCGCAACACCATTAGAGAGTGGGTGATTGAATGGAATCCACACGATCCAAGTTAA
- the bshA gene encoding N-acetyl-alpha-D-glucosaminyl L-malate synthase BshA translates to MKPTKIGITCYPTVGGSGVIATELGKLLAEHGYEVHFITSNVPFRLNRVYPNIYYHEVEVNHYPVFQYPPYDLALANKMAEVVEREGIDILHVHYAMPHAICAILAKEMVSHDLKIVTTLHGTDITVLGVDSSLKRMIRFGIEKSDRVTAVSESLVHQTKDMLQVERDMDVVYNFVDEREYRKHDVSHLREEYGISSHEKVLIHISNFRKVKRVQDVILAFEQVAAKVDAKLLLVGDGPEYSAICQLVQEKGLRDRVLFLGKQENVSELLSLADLKLLLSEKESFGLVLLEAMSCGVPCIGTNIGGIPEVIGHGKSGFIAEVGDVDQIASYALQILQDDELSSTFITNGLQRVQNEFHSATIREHYESIYKELLQQRSLVHEG, encoded by the coding sequence ATGAAGCCAACTAAAATAGGAATTACATGCTATCCGACTGTCGGAGGGTCTGGCGTCATTGCGACAGAACTCGGCAAGTTATTAGCGGAACATGGATACGAGGTCCATTTCATTACGTCCAACGTGCCGTTTCGATTGAACCGCGTCTATCCGAATATTTATTATCATGAAGTAGAAGTCAATCACTATCCAGTCTTTCAATACCCGCCATATGACCTAGCATTAGCCAATAAGATGGCAGAGGTTGTAGAGCGGGAAGGGATTGACATCTTGCACGTTCACTATGCCATGCCGCACGCGATTTGTGCCATCCTAGCGAAGGAAATGGTCAGTCATGACTTGAAAATCGTGACAACGTTGCACGGAACAGATATCACGGTCCTTGGTGTAGACTCCTCGCTAAAACGGATGATCCGATTTGGGATTGAGAAATCAGACAGGGTTACTGCCGTTTCTGAGAGCTTAGTGCATCAGACGAAAGACATGCTACAAGTAGAAAGAGACATGGATGTTGTCTATAACTTTGTGGATGAAAGAGAATACCGTAAACATGATGTCAGTCATCTTCGAGAAGAGTATGGCATTAGCTCTCATGAGAAAGTGCTTATTCATATTTCGAACTTCAGAAAGGTGAAGCGCGTTCAAGATGTAATCTTAGCGTTTGAACAAGTAGCTGCTAAAGTTGACGCTAAATTATTGCTTGTTGGTGATGGACCTGAGTATTCAGCGATTTGTCAGCTTGTCCAAGAGAAGGGCTTAAGAGACCGAGTCTTATTCCTTGGCAAACAAGAGAATGTCTCTGAATTGCTTTCATTAGCTGATCTTAAACTCCTCTTATCTGAGAAAGAGAGCTTTGGACTTGTCTTGTTGGAAGCAATGTCTTGTGGTGTTCCTTGTATTGGCACGAATATCGGCGGGATTCCTGAAGTTATTGGGCACGGTAAATCAGGATTTATTGCAGAAGTTGGCGATGTAGACCAAATTGCCTCCTATGCACTACAAATCTTACAAGATGATGAGCTATCGAGTACATTCATTACGAATGGACTGCAACGTGTTCAAAATGAGTTTCATTCCGCCACAATCCGTGAGCACTATGAATCCATCTATAAGGAATTGCTTCAGCAAAGGAGTCTTGTTCATGAAGGATAA
- the mgsA gene encoding methylglyoxal synthase encodes MNIALIAHDQKKADMVQFSTAYKHILENHTLYATGTTGTRISDATGLPVHKFKSGPLGGDQQIGAYIADNQMDVVIFFRDPLTAQPHEPDVSALLRLCDVYQIPLATNLAAGEIVIRAIDRGDFQWREIVHENNQQG; translated from the coding sequence ATGAATATTGCATTGATTGCCCATGATCAAAAAAAGGCGGATATGGTTCAATTCTCTACCGCTTATAAACACATTTTAGAAAACCATACGCTATACGCTACAGGGACAACAGGAACACGAATTTCAGACGCAACAGGATTACCTGTACACAAATTCAAATCAGGTCCACTAGGTGGAGACCAACAGATTGGTGCTTATATTGCAGACAACCAAATGGATGTGGTCATCTTCTTCCGGGACCCTTTGACTGCTCAACCACATGAGCCAGACGTAAGTGCGCTGCTTCGTTTGTGTGATGTTTACCAAATTCCTTTAGCTACAAATTTGGCGGCAGGTGAAATTGTCATTCGAGCCATTGATCGTGGCGACTTTCAATGGAGGGAAATCGTTCACGAGAACAATCAGCAAGGGTGA
- the dapB gene encoding 4-hydroxy-tetrahydrodipicolinate reductase: MSKTRIIVAGPRGRMGLEAVKLVANEEDFELVAAIDRKYDGYIVKDIDGMPSLDAPVYTDVEACFEAVEADVLIDLTIPEVGYKHSRLALEYGIRPVVGTTGFTKDQLNELQQLAEGKGLGIIIAPNFAVGAVLMMQFAKMAAKYFPDVEIIERHHDQKLDAPSGTAAKTAELIQEVRHEKKQGHENETETIEGARGADVDGMRIHSVRLPGLVAHQEVMFGASGQTLTIKHDSYNRESFMSGVKLCVDEVQKIDTLVYGLENLLQ; encoded by the coding sequence ATGAGTAAGACAAGAATTATAGTAGCAGGCCCAAGAGGACGAATGGGGCTTGAAGCGGTTAAATTGGTAGCCAATGAAGAGGATTTCGAGTTAGTAGCGGCGATTGATCGCAAGTATGATGGATACATAGTAAAGGACATAGATGGGATGCCATCTTTGGATGCGCCCGTATATACCGATGTAGAGGCTTGCTTTGAAGCGGTTGAAGCGGATGTATTGATTGATTTAACGATTCCTGAAGTAGGCTATAAACATAGTCGTTTAGCGCTTGAATACGGAATTCGACCAGTTGTCGGAACAACTGGATTTACAAAAGACCAGTTAAATGAACTTCAACAACTGGCAGAAGGAAAAGGGTTAGGCATAATTATCGCCCCGAACTTCGCGGTTGGTGCTGTACTTATGATGCAGTTTGCTAAGATGGCTGCGAAATACTTCCCAGATGTCGAAATTATCGAACGTCACCATGACCAGAAACTAGATGCTCCAAGTGGGACGGCAGCGAAGACGGCAGAGCTGATTCAAGAAGTTCGCCATGAGAAAAAACAAGGCCACGAAAATGAAACTGAGACCATTGAAGGAGCACGTGGAGCAGACGTAGACGGAATGAGAATTCACAGTGTTCGGCTGCCAGGACTCGTTGCACATCAAGAAGTCATGTTCGGAGCTTCCGGTCAAACGTTAACCATTAAACATGATTCCTACAACCGAGAGTCCTTTATGTCAGGTGTCAAATTATGTGTGGATGAAGTACAAAAAATCGATACGCTTGTTTACGGCTTAGAAAATCTATTACAGTAA
- a CDS encoding nucleotide pyrophosphohydrolase has protein sequence MDEKSHLTTKEMQERVHTYISQFKEGYFSPLSMTARLTEEIGELAREINHHYGEKPKKDSEDEKAISEEFGDLLFVMMCFANSLDIDVEESFNGVMNKFETRDKDRWTRKEEDDHE, from the coding sequence ATGGATGAGAAGAGTCATTTAACTACGAAAGAGATGCAAGAGCGTGTGCATACATATATTTCTCAATTTAAAGAGGGGTACTTCTCCCCACTGAGCATGACAGCTAGGTTAACCGAAGAAATAGGGGAGCTGGCTCGTGAGATCAACCATCACTATGGTGAAAAGCCAAAGAAAGATAGTGAGGATGAAAAGGCAATTAGTGAAGAATTTGGTGATTTACTCTTTGTTATGATGTGCTTTGCCAATTCACTCGATATTGACGTAGAAGAGAGTTTTAATGGTGTTATGAATAAATTTGAAACACGAGATAAAGACCGTTGGACGAGAAAAGAGGAGGATGATCATGAGTAA
- a CDS encoding YitT family protein → MSLAGLKLKNVLLILLGSAIFSFGIVHFNMQNNLAEGGFTGIILLLNYLFDWDVSITNLVLNIPVFIVGWKLLGRNTLIYSVIGTFAVSVFLWLFQQYMIDIPLEDDMTLVALFAGVFIGVGLGIIFYSGGTTGGVDIIARLVHKYVGWSMGRTMFLFDVFVIGASILLYLNLVEGMYTLVAVFIGARVIDFIQEGAYAARGATIISKDSNAISAKIMEEMDRGVTVLQGKGSFTGESRDVLYCVVARNEIVRLKTIVDSIDPHAFVAVTTVHDVLGEGFTLDENKNPISN, encoded by the coding sequence ATGAGTCTAGCAGGATTAAAACTAAAAAACGTACTCTTGATCCTACTCGGATCAGCCATCTTCAGCTTTGGTATTGTCCACTTTAACATGCAGAACAATTTAGCTGAAGGCGGATTTACAGGAATCATTCTCTTACTTAACTACTTATTTGATTGGGACGTCTCCATTACGAACCTTGTATTAAACATCCCCGTGTTTATTGTCGGATGGAAGTTACTTGGACGTAATACGTTAATTTATTCCGTTATCGGCACTTTCGCCGTTTCCGTATTTTTATGGCTCTTCCAACAATATATGATCGATATTCCGTTAGAAGATGATATGACACTTGTCGCCCTATTTGCAGGCGTATTCATCGGAGTTGGTCTAGGGATTATCTTTTATAGTGGCGGAACCACTGGCGGAGTTGACATTATCGCACGGCTCGTACATAAATACGTAGGCTGGAGCATGGGACGAACGATGTTCTTATTTGATGTGTTTGTCATCGGGGCCTCTATTCTTCTCTATTTAAACTTAGTAGAGGGGATGTATACGTTAGTCGCTGTGTTCATTGGAGCACGCGTTATCGATTTCATTCAAGAAGGAGCCTACGCTGCACGTGGAGCAACGATTATCTCGAAAGACAGCAATGCCATTTCAGCTAAGATTATGGAAGAGATGGACCGAGGAGTGACGGTTCTTCAAGGGAAAGGGAGCTTCACCGGAGAATCAAGAGACGTTCTTTACTGTGTAGTTGCGAGAAACGAAATTGTTCGCTTGAAGACCATTGTGGATTCAATCGACCCACATGCGTTCGTAGCTGTGACTACGGTACATGATGTACTAGGAGAAGGTTTCACTTTAGATGAGAACAAAAATCCAATATCAAATTAA
- a CDS encoding zinc metallopeptidase: protein MEFLIYFALILIIPLWAQGRVKSTYKKYSKVANSSGLTGAEVARKILDDHGLQHVQVGEVRGTLSDHYNPRTKVVNLSSDNYHRATTAGQAVAAHEVGHAIQDQQEYAFLKFRSALAPVASIGSNASIFLIIGGALLGAMQLYLLGIIFMAFGVLFNLVTLPVEFDASNRAMDQLVSSGIIRSNEEKETKKVLNAAALTYVAAALVALLELLRFVLLFTQMNGDD, encoded by the coding sequence ATGGAGTTTTTGATTTACTTTGCGCTAATTCTGATTATCCCATTGTGGGCGCAGGGACGTGTCAAAAGCACATACAAAAAGTATTCAAAAGTGGCAAACTCATCTGGACTTACAGGTGCTGAAGTAGCCCGTAAAATTTTGGACGACCATGGTTTACAGCATGTTCAAGTAGGAGAAGTTCGCGGCACACTGTCCGATCACTATAATCCTCGTACGAAAGTTGTCAATTTATCTTCAGATAACTACCATCGAGCAACAACAGCTGGTCAAGCTGTAGCGGCTCACGAGGTAGGTCACGCAATTCAGGACCAACAAGAGTATGCATTCTTGAAGTTCCGTTCAGCGCTCGCTCCTGTTGCGAGCATCGGTTCAAATGCATCCATTTTCCTTATTATTGGTGGTGCGCTGCTCGGGGCTATGCAACTTTACCTACTAGGTATTATCTTTATGGCGTTTGGGGTATTATTCAACCTTGTAACGCTTCCGGTAGAGTTTGATGCATCAAACCGTGCAATGGACCAACTTGTATCTTCAGGGATTATCCGTAGTAACGAGGAGAAAGAGACGAAGAAGGTTCTAAACGCTGCAGCGTTAACGTATGTAGCAGCTGCACTTGTAGCGCTACTTGAATTACTTCGATTCGTTCTTCTGTTTACACAAATGAATGGCGACGATTAA